A genome region from Deltaproteobacteria bacterium includes the following:
- a CDS encoding cbb3-type cytochrome c oxidase subunit II, whose product MFAFGFLTTGLAPWLMVSRSTPSTVGEFTSVPYEFEDYFKDPAEYEKAVYRGRDIYVREACWHCHSQYIRPVANEALFYGAVSTAGEYENKLQLPQLFGTRRVGPDLIRISGKYSNDWHFAHFFRPRDVVPDSVMPEYRWFFEKTDRFWVFRADGSSMCRTAECTYSADEAKDAIEFFQSDDAQRAQDEGRADPKHQYRTEPAWKPNNDGIAIVAYIQWLGSWLPNGGRPDPLATTVR is encoded by the coding sequence ATGTTCGCGTTCGGCTTCCTGACGACGGGGCTTGCGCCCTGGCTGATGGTTTCCCGCAGCACGCCGAGCACCGTTGGCGAATTCACTTCGGTGCCTTACGAGTTCGAGGATTACTTCAAGGATCCCGCCGAATACGAAAAGGCCGTCTACCGCGGGCGGGATATCTATGTCCGCGAGGCATGCTGGCACTGCCACAGCCAGTACATCCGGCCGGTCGCCAATGAGGCACTGTTCTATGGTGCGGTGTCCACGGCGGGGGAATACGAGAACAAACTGCAGCTGCCCCAGCTCTTCGGAACCCGCCGCGTGGGGCCTGACCTTATACGGATCAGCGGCAAATACAGCAACGACTGGCACTTCGCCCACTTCTTCCGGCCGAGGGATGTGGTCCCGGACAGCGTGATGCCGGAATACCGCTGGTTCTTCGAGAAGACTGATCGGTTCTGGGTATTCCGTGCGGATGGGAGCTCCATGTGCCGGACCGCCGAGTGCACCTACTCGGCCGATGAAGCAAAGGACGCGATAGAATTCTTCCAGTCCGATGACGCCCAGCGTGCCCAGGACGAAGGCCGGGCTGATCCGAAGCACCAGTACCGGACCGAGCCCGCCTGGAAACCCAACAATGACGGAATCGCCATCGTTGCCTATATCCAGTGGCTGGGTTCCTGGCTTCCGAACGGCGGGCGTCCGGATCCGCTGGCGACGACGGTCCGCTAG